From Veillonella dispar, one genomic window encodes:
- a CDS encoding FtsK/SpoIIIE family DNA translocase, which translates to MAEEKTSTKKRNTRRKRTSTKQQTKSQGFSLRSEVKGLIVIAFAVISLLGFFGFELGLVGQILTGIFRYGFGLGGIIPCLGVFWVGWRLLYKGTFISITKRGVVMTLFFLFLLALVPLWRVPEGQELITTQLANQGGVVGGAIATFLRTLLGELGAIILDVFLLLAFGILITRLSLRSGLQKAADKTQVGLDVAKEVAAEKVAVAKEVFDDWNEQRKEAAEQRKAYNREKDTRFADAADQALDILEKRGISTDRDNVEPSTVVDHEPMVNTVTTVETPKAPTSWKELAEIEARNRAAEQLANISEASGDAKSYDADDFDQFSDASRSTGDDYVYTPDEDYTYTPDEGYTDDSESVDNNHEEQPEFTYQNTTIGPLETNHAAIASAVPGTGAAASSVSAGAGMNGMSLQVPSTISTTEDTAQVAVSKEGQIHRTYDRPYHFPSLDILAKGKGSQSNGEEVAQNAMMLENVLSNFGITAKVVNATQGPTVTRYEIEPAPGVKVSRIVNLTDDIALNLAAQHIRMEAPIPGKSAIGIEVPNKTTEAVHLRDVLDCSDFKDARGGIPVGLGKDIAGKPVITDLAKMPHLLVAGTTGSGKSVCVNTLISSILFSRKPEEVKLLLIDPKMVELSIYNGIPHLMAPVVTDMKKAAAVLRWAVREMEARYKAFAASGKRDIKSYNEAHPKAAMPLIVLIIDELADLMMTAPDDIEESISRLAQMARAAGIHMVLATQRPSVNVITGSIKANVPSRISFAVGSQIDSRTILDMAGAEKLLGKGDMLFAPIGANKPIRVQGAFISDDEVEHLVEFVKAQREPEYDDTVTQEAEKETEKESSEENDIYRDELLERAVNLVMESGQASVSMLQRRFRIGYTRAARLVDTMEDLKIVGPSMGSKAREILMSPEQAKARYFSDSNDEQ; encoded by the coding sequence ATGGCAGAAGAAAAAACTTCCACCAAAAAACGAAATACACGACGAAAGCGAACAAGTACAAAACAGCAAACTAAATCTCAAGGTTTTTCCTTGCGTAGCGAAGTTAAAGGTTTAATTGTAATTGCCTTTGCAGTTATTTCCTTGCTTGGGTTCTTTGGTTTTGAACTCGGTCTTGTAGGACAAATTTTAACAGGTATATTCCGTTATGGCTTTGGCTTGGGCGGTATTATTCCATGTCTTGGTGTTTTCTGGGTAGGCTGGCGATTATTGTATAAGGGAACATTTATTTCCATTACTAAACGAGGTGTTGTAATGACCTTGTTCTTCCTATTTTTGCTAGCTCTTGTTCCATTGTGGCGCGTTCCTGAGGGGCAGGAACTTATCACAACACAACTGGCCAATCAAGGGGGTGTTGTAGGTGGCGCCATCGCTACATTCCTTCGCACATTATTAGGTGAACTTGGGGCTATCATTTTAGATGTGTTCTTATTATTAGCCTTTGGTATTCTAATTACCCGTTTATCCTTGCGCAGTGGCTTGCAAAAAGCGGCGGATAAAACTCAAGTAGGATTAGATGTAGCTAAAGAAGTGGCTGCTGAGAAGGTAGCTGTAGCTAAAGAGGTCTTTGACGATTGGAATGAACAACGCAAAGAAGCAGCAGAGCAACGTAAAGCGTATAACAGGGAAAAGGATACACGCTTTGCTGATGCTGCCGATCAAGCGCTAGATATATTGGAAAAACGCGGTATATCTACCGATAGAGATAATGTCGAACCTAGTACGGTTGTAGACCATGAACCTATGGTAAATACAGTAACAACTGTGGAAACACCAAAGGCCCCTACATCTTGGAAAGAATTAGCTGAGATAGAGGCCCGCAATCGAGCGGCGGAACAATTGGCGAATATTTCTGAAGCTTCTGGTGATGCGAAGTCTTATGATGCAGATGATTTCGATCAATTCTCTGATGCTAGTAGATCTACAGGTGATGACTATGTATATACTCCAGATGAGGATTATACATATACTCCAGACGAAGGATATACAGATGACTCTGAATCAGTAGACAATAACCATGAGGAACAACCAGAGTTTACATATCAAAATACAACGATTGGTCCGTTGGAAACTAATCACGCTGCTATAGCTTCTGCTGTACCTGGAACAGGTGCTGCTGCAAGTTCTGTAAGTGCTGGTGCAGGCATGAATGGCATGAGCTTACAAGTGCCGTCTACCATTAGTACTACAGAAGATACGGCACAAGTGGCAGTGTCTAAAGAAGGTCAAATTCACCGTACCTATGATAGACCTTACCATTTCCCAAGCCTTGATATTTTGGCGAAAGGGAAGGGGAGTCAAAGCAATGGTGAAGAAGTAGCTCAAAATGCAATGATGCTTGAAAATGTATTAAGTAACTTTGGTATTACTGCTAAGGTTGTTAATGCAACGCAAGGTCCAACCGTTACGCGTTATGAAATTGAACCTGCACCGGGTGTAAAGGTTAGCCGAATCGTTAATTTAACAGATGATATTGCCCTTAATTTAGCGGCTCAACATATTCGTATGGAGGCTCCAATTCCTGGTAAATCCGCTATTGGTATTGAGGTTCCTAATAAGACAACAGAGGCCGTGCATTTGCGCGATGTTCTTGATTGCAGTGACTTCAAAGATGCTCGTGGTGGTATTCCAGTTGGTCTTGGTAAAGATATTGCAGGTAAGCCTGTCATTACAGACCTTGCGAAGATGCCTCACTTGCTCGTAGCAGGTACTACGGGTTCTGGTAAGTCTGTATGTGTTAACACATTGATTTCCAGTATTCTATTTAGTCGTAAACCGGAAGAGGTTAAGTTACTATTAATCGACCCTAAGATGGTTGAGTTGTCTATTTATAACGGCATTCCTCATTTGATGGCGCCAGTTGTAACAGACATGAAAAAAGCAGCTGCTGTATTGCGTTGGGCCGTTCGTGAAATGGAGGCTCGTTATAAAGCCTTTGCAGCATCTGGTAAGCGTGATATCAAGAGTTATAACGAAGCGCATCCTAAGGCGGCTATGCCGTTGATTGTATTAATCATCGATGAGTTAGCTGACCTTATGATGACAGCTCCTGATGATATTGAAGAATCTATTAGCCGCTTAGCACAAATGGCGCGTGCTGCGGGTATTCATATGGTACTTGCTACACAACGTCCATCTGTTAACGTTATTACAGGTTCTATTAAGGCCAATGTACCGAGCCGTATTTCCTTTGCCGTAGGTTCTCAAATTGACTCCCGTACCATCCTCGATATGGCGGGAGCAGAAAAATTACTCGGTAAAGGGGATATGTTGTTTGCTCCAATCGGGGCGAATAAACCAATTCGTGTACAAGGTGCATTTATCTCTGATGATGAGGTGGAACATCTTGTAGAATTTGTAAAAGCTCAACGAGAACCAGAATATGATGATACTGTTACGCAAGAGGCTGAAAAGGAAACAGAGAAAGAATCATCTGAAGAAAATGATATTTACCGCGATGAATTATTAGAGCGTGCTGTTAACCTTGTAATGGAATCTGGTCAAGCTTCTGTATCCATGTTGCAACGTCGATTCCGCATAGGTTATACTCGTGCGGCTCGTCTAGTAGATACGATGGAAGATCTTAAAATCGTTGGCCCTAGCATGGGCAGTAAAGCTCGAGAAATTTTAATGAGTCCTGAACAAGCAAAGGCACGATATTTCTCAGACTCCAATGATGAACAATAA
- a CDS encoding helix-turn-helix domain-containing protein has translation MAELGEELRRERVRRNLTFKDVEQVLHIKTTYLEAIEDGKYDIIPGQVYVKGFIRNYGNYLDLDGDRLVKAYQSQVGDIDTFSLRSVTRQKAQAAPNLVQSEFVEYQTSKKRMSLETRQRKRQRSIVQERIILGIILFCMALFLLWLFLF, from the coding sequence ATGGCTGAATTAGGCGAAGAATTACGACGTGAACGAGTAAGACGTAATTTAACCTTTAAAGATGTGGAGCAAGTACTGCACATTAAAACAACCTATTTGGAAGCTATCGAAGATGGTAAGTATGACATCATTCCTGGTCAGGTCTACGTAAAAGGCTTTATTCGTAATTACGGTAATTATTTAGATCTTGATGGGGATCGCTTGGTAAAAGCCTACCAAAGTCAAGTAGGTGATATAGATACGTTTTCTTTGCGTTCTGTGACGCGTCAGAAGGCACAAGCTGCGCCAAATTTGGTGCAAAGTGAATTCGTTGAATACCAAACCTCTAAAAAGCGTATGTCCTTAGAAACGCGTCAACGAAAACGCCAACGTTCTATCGTTCAGGAACGTATTATTTTAGGCATTATTTTATTCTGTATGGCATTATTTTTACTGTGGTTATTCCTTTTCTAA
- a CDS encoding YgiQ family radical SAM protein: MDRFLVTEPSEMKERGWAELDFVLISGDAYVDHPSFAPAVIGRYLESKGYRVGIIDQPDWNDVEAFKKLGKPRLASLVTAGNLDSMLNKFTAAKKIRRQDDYSPGGEAGHRPDRATLVYANRMKEAYSDVPLIIGGIEASLRRFGHYDYWSDTVRRSILVDSKADVLIYGMGELQIVELADALDQGRFKESLPSIRGICYMAKEIPTIDYVECPSFEEIKADKMAFADAFRMQYDEQDPFYGRIVVQKHGDRYLVQNTPALPLTQEEMDGVYNLPYTRKWHPKYDDKGGVPALSEVQFSLVSQRGCFGSCSFCAITNHQGRIIQNRSHESLLDEAQTMINMDNFKGYIHDVGGPTANFRHLACDKQAVYGACKGRTCAAPEPCENLNTNHDDYIALLRKLRKLKGVKKVFVRSGLRYDYVLADNNKDFVRELCEFHVSGQLKVAPEHVSKRVTNMMGKAGKEEFLTFKSWFEEANKKLGKKQYLVPYFMSSHPGCALEDAIELAEFLRDQHMYPEQVQDFIPTPGSLSTCMYYTGINPLDGKPVYVAKKGRDKAKQRALMQYKNIENYNLVKEALIEANRRDLIGFGPECLIPPRPIGRTNRPSQSSGSRNSGKNNDRRNGRQSSEKSSKGRPSRNGMTKSRPSNKSRGGR, translated from the coding sequence ATGGATAGATTTTTAGTAACAGAACCTTCGGAGATGAAGGAACGAGGTTGGGCCGAATTAGATTTTGTCCTCATTAGTGGGGACGCCTATGTTGACCATCCTTCCTTTGCACCTGCAGTTATCGGCAGATACTTAGAATCCAAAGGCTATCGTGTAGGCATTATAGATCAACCAGATTGGAATGATGTAGAGGCTTTCAAAAAACTTGGTAAACCGCGTCTAGCATCCCTTGTTACGGCAGGGAATCTAGATTCAATGCTCAATAAATTTACGGCGGCAAAGAAAATTCGTCGACAAGATGACTATTCTCCAGGTGGTGAAGCGGGCCATCGCCCAGATCGAGCTACCTTGGTATATGCGAATCGTATGAAAGAGGCTTACAGTGATGTGCCTCTTATTATCGGTGGCATAGAGGCGTCCTTACGCCGATTTGGTCATTATGATTATTGGTCGGATACTGTGCGTCGTTCTATTTTAGTTGATTCAAAGGCGGATGTACTCATTTATGGTATGGGTGAACTTCAAATTGTAGAATTAGCTGATGCGTTAGATCAAGGTAGATTTAAAGAATCCTTGCCATCTATTCGTGGTATTTGTTATATGGCCAAGGAAATCCCTACCATAGACTATGTTGAGTGTCCATCTTTTGAGGAAATTAAAGCGGATAAGATGGCTTTTGCTGATGCATTCCGTATGCAGTATGATGAACAAGATCCATTCTATGGTCGTATAGTAGTACAAAAACATGGCGATAGATATCTTGTTCAAAACACACCTGCATTGCCACTTACGCAGGAGGAAATGGATGGCGTATATAACTTGCCGTATACTCGCAAGTGGCATCCTAAATATGACGATAAGGGTGGCGTACCAGCATTAAGCGAAGTACAGTTTAGCCTTGTAAGTCAACGGGGATGCTTTGGGAGCTGTTCATTCTGTGCAATAACAAATCATCAAGGTCGTATCATCCAAAATCGTAGCCATGAGTCTTTACTTGATGAAGCTCAAACTATGATTAATATGGATAACTTTAAAGGATATATTCATGATGTTGGGGGCCCTACGGCGAATTTCCGTCATTTAGCTTGTGACAAACAAGCTGTATATGGTGCTTGTAAAGGTCGTACTTGTGCTGCTCCAGAGCCTTGTGAAAATCTAAATACAAACCATGATGACTATATTGCTTTACTCCGTAAATTACGTAAGCTAAAAGGCGTAAAAAAGGTATTTGTTCGTTCTGGCTTGCGTTATGACTATGTTCTAGCGGATAACAATAAAGATTTTGTCCGCGAGCTTTGTGAATTTCATGTAAGTGGACAATTAAAAGTAGCGCCAGAACATGTTTCTAAACGCGTTACCAATATGATGGGCAAAGCTGGTAAGGAAGAGTTCCTCACCTTCAAATCTTGGTTTGAAGAGGCCAATAAAAAGCTTGGTAAGAAGCAATATTTAGTACCATATTTTATGAGCTCTCATCCAGGTTGTGCCTTGGAAGATGCTATTGAATTAGCCGAGTTCTTACGTGATCAACATATGTATCCAGAACAAGTGCAAGACTTTATTCCTACGCCGGGGAGCTTATCGACATGTATGTACTATACGGGCATTAACCCACTGGATGGAAAACCTGTATATGTTGCCAAAAAAGGTAGAGATAAAGCTAAGCAGCGGGCCTTAATGCAATATAAAAATATTGAAAATTACAACCTTGTAAAAGAGGCACTCATTGAAGCTAATCGACGTGACTTGATAGGGTTTGGACCTGAATGTTTGATTCCACCACGCCCAATTGGTCGGACTAATCGTCCTAGTCAATCTAGTGGTTCTCGTAATAGTGGGAAGAATAATGATCGTCGCAACGGACGTCAGTCTAGTGAGAAAAGTAGTAAGGGTAGACCCTCTCGTAATGGCATGACCAAAAGTCGCCCATCTAATAAAAGCCGTGGTGGTCGTTAA
- a CDS encoding ABC transporter substrate-binding protein yields the protein MKRWIAPGILALFVVGMLTYGVNFYHQEQLEHAKEPVRGEITVYTDLPNNITTLLADRYEEEKNVKVTVMPLTEEQMAQRSASNVADTSGDIVLTSEDNLVVGANTGKYAPIVNERIDEVRDNLKDPNGYWVGLWYDPIVFVQNDTFYNGVGKYITTWDTLAKQGDWTIVMTDFVASQNAANLLYNMVEYRGEPEALNYLYSLKPHVIQHAKFLSTPVRLTALGESNIGIGNLSDAAQYTRHGYPIKVIYPTDGTSYYVTGAAVLKNSKHKADSVEFINWLLSTKTAKYMVENNFTYIFTNPEMDEPKDSLGHELILWPVNGGYTIDGKKLLLNHWVSQVRFRKE from the coding sequence ATGAAACGATGGATTGCTCCGGGCATTTTAGCCCTTTTTGTGGTAGGAATGTTAACCTATGGCGTAAACTTTTACCATCAAGAACAATTAGAACATGCAAAAGAGCCTGTTCGTGGTGAGATTACAGTTTATACAGACTTACCAAATAATATAACTACATTGCTTGCCGATCGTTATGAAGAGGAGAAGAATGTAAAGGTTACAGTTATGCCTCTTACAGAGGAGCAAATGGCACAACGTTCGGCCTCTAATGTAGCTGATACATCTGGTGATATTGTACTTACCTCTGAGGATAACCTCGTTGTAGGTGCCAATACTGGAAAATATGCACCTATTGTTAATGAGAGAATCGACGAAGTTCGTGACAATTTAAAGGATCCTAATGGATATTGGGTAGGTCTTTGGTATGATCCTATCGTATTTGTTCAAAATGATACCTTCTACAATGGGGTTGGTAAATATATTACTACATGGGATACCTTGGCAAAACAAGGAGATTGGACCATTGTAATGACCGATTTTGTAGCATCCCAAAATGCGGCGAACTTGTTATATAACATGGTGGAATATAGAGGGGAGCCTGAGGCGTTAAACTATTTATATAGCTTAAAACCTCATGTAATACAACATGCTAAGTTCTTGTCTACCCCAGTTCGTTTAACAGCGCTTGGAGAGTCTAATATCGGCATTGGTAATTTATCTGATGCGGCCCAATATACGCGTCATGGATATCCAATTAAGGTCATTTATCCAACAGATGGGACCTCTTATTATGTAACTGGGGCGGCCGTATTAAAAAATTCAAAACATAAAGCAGATAGTGTCGAATTTATTAATTGGTTGTTGTCTACAAAGACTGCAAAGTATATGGTTGAAAATAACTTCACCTATATATTTACAAACCCAGAAATGGATGAGCCAAAAGACTCATTGGGACATGAGCTAATTTTATGGCCTGTTAATGGTGGTTACACTATAGATGGCAAAAAGTTATTGTTAAATCACTGGGTTAGCCAAGTGCGCTTCCGCAAGGAGTAA
- the rimO gene encoding 30S ribosomal protein S12 methylthiotransferase RimO: MGKKLGYVSLGCAKNLVDTEVMLGLLKDNGYTITEDLSEADLIVVNTCTFIEKAKAESINTILEVAQYKEDGKCKGLIVAGCLSQQYQDELFQEIPEIDALIGTGAWDQIMVAVDAIEHGNRSCIMENITNIYDERMPRIQTTPRYSAYVKIAEGCNNGCTFCIIPKVRGAFRSRTIESIKAEVERLAASGVKEVVLIAQDTTSYGIDLNDGKPLLTTLLKELTAVEGIEWIRMLYLYPTFFSDELLDIIVNEPKLCKYVDIPLQHVNNDILKQMNRRDDRNDIERLLKKIRNAPTHITLRTSIIVGFPGETDEQFEELCDFVKEIKFDNMGVFTYSQEEGTPAGAREDQVPEEVKEERYHVLMSIQAAISEENNRDLEGTVDYAMVEEIEDGENGTLLAKGRLKSQAPDVDGNMYIEDCGEEVQPGDILKVQVEQGFAYDVVATVVE, from the coding sequence ATGGGTAAGAAATTAGGGTATGTTAGCCTAGGTTGTGCTAAAAACTTAGTAGATACAGAGGTAATGTTAGGCTTATTAAAAGATAATGGCTATACGATTACAGAGGACCTAAGCGAAGCAGATCTTATCGTTGTAAATACCTGTACCTTTATTGAGAAAGCAAAAGCCGAGTCTATTAATACTATTCTTGAGGTGGCTCAATATAAAGAGGATGGTAAATGTAAAGGACTTATTGTAGCAGGTTGCTTAAGCCAACAATATCAAGATGAATTATTCCAAGAAATTCCTGAAATTGATGCTTTAATCGGTACAGGTGCATGGGACCAGATTATGGTAGCTGTTGATGCTATTGAGCATGGCAATCGCAGTTGTATCATGGAAAATATTACAAATATTTATGATGAGCGTATGCCACGTATTCAAACAACACCTCGTTACAGTGCATATGTAAAAATTGCGGAAGGCTGTAACAATGGTTGTACCTTCTGTATTATTCCAAAGGTGCGTGGTGCATTCCGCAGTCGTACTATTGAGTCTATTAAGGCCGAAGTAGAACGATTGGCTGCATCCGGTGTTAAAGAGGTCGTTCTTATCGCTCAAGATACGACTAGTTACGGTATTGATTTAAATGATGGTAAACCATTGTTGACTACATTGCTTAAGGAATTAACTGCCGTAGAAGGTATCGAATGGATTCGCATGTTATACTTATATCCAACTTTCTTCTCCGATGAATTGTTAGATATTATCGTTAATGAGCCAAAACTTTGTAAATATGTAGATATTCCATTGCAACATGTGAATAACGATATTTTAAAACAAATGAATCGTCGTGATGATCGTAATGATATTGAACGTTTGCTTAAGAAGATTAGAAATGCACCGACTCATATTACATTGCGCACATCTATCATCGTTGGGTTCCCTGGTGAAACAGATGAACAATTTGAAGAACTTTGCGACTTTGTAAAAGAAATAAAATTCGATAATATGGGCGTATTTACTTACTCTCAAGAGGAAGGCACACCAGCTGGTGCCCGTGAAGATCAAGTGCCAGAAGAGGTGAAAGAAGAACGTTACCACGTTCTTATGTCCATCCAAGCTGCTATCTCTGAAGAGAATAATCGCGATTTAGAAGGTACTGTTGACTATGCAATGGTGGAAGAAATCGAGGACGGCGAGAATGGAACATTACTAGCTAAAGGACGCTTGAAATCTCAAGCACCTGATGTAGACGGTAATATGTACATTGAGGACTGCGGTGAAGAGGTTCAACCTGGTGATATTCTTAAGGTACAGGTAGAGCAAGGCTTTGCGTACGATGTAGTAGCTACGGTTGTAGAATAA
- a CDS encoding competence/damage-inducible protein A, translated as MIVELISTGSELLLGDTVNTNVSWLAQELNKLGYTIAHQSVVGDNPKRMAEVFQLASTRADIVISTGGLGPTQGDITRNVLADSIGRPIVFNQEAMDEVKHFFDRVKRTVPDASRREAELPEGANVLHNPVGVAPGVVVEDGDTTYILLPGPPGEMKGMFHDSVVPYLMSRFGSQGVVTSYRYGIYDIREIDLENTLMDLIKNQSNPTIALLIKKGYIEVRITAKADTLEAAHELLNPWDAIVRDRLGARVGRDLTVSMEETLGHVLLEDHSTISTAESCTSGLVGKLLTNVSGSSEYYMGGVISYSNDVKHRVLGVPQDMLDTYGAVSEQVAKAMAEGARTVGQTTYAVSTTGIAGPGGGSPEKPVGLVWFGVTGPHGTVAHKANLIGNREDIRQSAAELALYYVYTYITEKGK; from the coding sequence ATGATTGTAGAACTTATTTCTACAGGTTCAGAATTATTGCTAGGCGATACAGTAAATACAAATGTATCTTGGCTAGCACAAGAATTAAATAAACTAGGCTATACTATTGCTCATCAATCTGTAGTGGGGGATAATCCTAAGCGCATGGCAGAGGTCTTTCAATTAGCTAGCACTAGAGCGGACATCGTTATTAGTACTGGCGGATTAGGACCCACGCAAGGAGATATTACACGAAATGTATTAGCCGATTCTATTGGACGACCTATTGTATTTAATCAAGAGGCAATGGATGAGGTTAAACATTTCTTTGACCGTGTAAAACGTACCGTGCCGGATGCAAGTCGTCGAGAAGCTGAGTTGCCTGAAGGCGCAAACGTATTACATAATCCGGTAGGTGTAGCGCCTGGTGTTGTAGTGGAAGATGGAGATACTACATACATACTTTTGCCAGGACCTCCTGGTGAGATGAAGGGTATGTTCCACGATAGTGTGGTACCTTATTTAATGAGTCGATTTGGTTCACAAGGTGTTGTTACCTCCTATCGATATGGTATATATGATATCCGTGAAATCGATTTAGAAAATACCTTAATGGATCTCATTAAGAACCAATCGAATCCAACTATTGCTTTGCTCATTAAAAAGGGTTACATAGAGGTTCGTATTACTGCTAAGGCTGACACCTTGGAGGCTGCTCATGAGCTTCTCAATCCTTGGGATGCTATCGTTCGAGACCGATTAGGAGCTCGTGTAGGACGTGACTTGACTGTTTCTATGGAGGAAACACTTGGTCATGTATTACTTGAAGATCATAGCACTATTAGTACTGCTGAATCCTGTACTTCTGGATTAGTTGGTAAGTTATTGACTAATGTCAGCGGTAGTAGTGAATACTATATGGGTGGTGTCATTTCCTATAGTAATGATGTAAAACATCGTGTATTAGGGGTACCACAAGACATGCTCGATACATATGGTGCCGTAAGTGAGCAAGTCGCGAAGGCTATGGCCGAGGGGGCACGAACTGTGGGTCAAACAACATATGCCGTTTCTACGACTGGTATAGCTGGTCCCGGCGGCGGTAGCCCTGAAAAGCCAGTTGGTCTTGTATGGTTTGGGGTTACTGGACCTCATGGAACGGTGGCTCATAAGGCTAATTTAATTGGTAATCGCGAAGATATTCGACAAAGTGCAGCAGAGCTAGCACTATATTATGTGTATACTTATATAACAGAAAAGGGGAAATAA
- the recA gene encoding recombinase RecA, whose translation MAVDGRQAALDNALKQIEKDFGKGAIMRLGEAADRMNVEVISSGSLAIDIAVGVGGFPRGRVIEIYGPESSGKTTVALHAVAEAQKQGGIAAFIDAEHAMDPVYARNLGVDINNLLISQPDNGEQALEITEALVRSGAVDIVVVDSVAALVPKAEIDGEMGDAHVGLQARLMSKALRKLTGIISKSKTVVIFINQLREKVGVMFGNPETTTGGRALKFYSSVRLDVRKGELIKANNENVGARTKVKVVKNKVAPPFKTAEFDLMYGEGISKAGTLIDIGTNMEIINKSGAWYSYNGERMGQGKEAAKQYLLDNPQIADEIDRIIRDTLAVGTEEIDVIGEEVTEEV comes from the coding sequence ATGGCTGTAGATGGCAGACAAGCAGCGTTGGATAACGCGTTAAAACAAATTGAAAAAGACTTTGGTAAAGGCGCTATTATGCGCCTTGGTGAAGCAGCAGATCGCATGAATGTAGAGGTTATCTCCTCTGGTTCCCTTGCTATCGATATCGCTGTTGGTGTAGGGGGCTTCCCTCGCGGCCGTGTAATTGAAATTTACGGTCCAGAATCTTCTGGTAAAACAACAGTAGCGCTTCACGCTGTAGCAGAAGCGCAAAAACAAGGTGGCATTGCAGCTTTTATTGATGCAGAACATGCGATGGATCCTGTATATGCTCGTAACTTAGGTGTAGATATTAATAATCTATTGATTTCTCAACCAGATAATGGTGAGCAAGCTCTTGAAATTACAGAAGCTTTAGTTCGCAGTGGCGCTGTAGATATCGTCGTAGTTGACTCCGTTGCAGCTTTAGTTCCTAAAGCCGAAATCGATGGCGAGATGGGCGATGCTCACGTAGGTCTACAAGCTCGTTTGATGAGTAAAGCATTGCGTAAATTGACTGGTATTATCAGCAAATCTAAAACTGTTGTTATCTTTATCAACCAATTGCGTGAAAAAGTAGGCGTAATGTTTGGTAATCCTGAAACTACAACAGGTGGTCGTGCGTTGAAATTCTATTCCTCTGTACGTCTTGATGTTCGTAAGGGTGAATTAATTAAAGCTAATAACGAAAATGTTGGTGCTCGCACTAAAGTTAAAGTTGTTAAAAATAAAGTAGCACCTCCATTCAAAACGGCTGAGTTTGATTTGATGTACGGTGAAGGTATCTCTAAAGCTGGTACACTTATTGATATCGGCACAAATATGGAAATCATCAATAAATCTGGTGCATGGTATTCCTATAATGGTGAACGCATGGGCCAAGGTAAAGAAGCAGCTAAACAATATTTGTTAGATAATCCACAAATCGCTGATGAAATCGATCGTATTATTCGCGATACATTAGCTGTTGGTACAGAAGAAATTGATGTAATCGGTGAAGAAGTAACTGAAGAAGTATAA
- a CDS encoding regulatory protein RecX, which produces MSEETMQAAMDQAYRFLAQRFLSSYELTQKMRRKQIEDPIIERVLERLRDYDYINDERLSEQVLTYLMKEQKYGAYMIKQKMKLRGLTVPQEISNYDEVKAAYRVVEKKFGSILNEERTPRVKVFNFLKYRGFSTSTIQVVCNDFYE; this is translated from the coding sequence ATGAGTGAAGAAACGATGCAAGCTGCTATGGATCAAGCGTATCGCTTCCTAGCTCAACGATTTCTTAGTTCCTATGAACTGACACAAAAAATGAGACGTAAACAAATCGAGGACCCAATCATTGAGCGGGTCCTTGAACGCCTTAGAGACTATGATTACATCAATGATGAGCGCTTATCTGAGCAAGTATTGACGTACTTGATGAAAGAACAAAAATACGGTGCGTATATGATTAAGCAAAAGATGAAGCTGCGAGGTCTTACAGTGCCTCAGGAAATCTCTAATTATGATGAAGTGAAAGCCGCCTATCGCGTAGTGGAGAAAAAGTTTGGTTCCATTCTCAATGAAGAACGCACTCCTCGTGTAAAAGTATTTAATTTTCTCAAATATAGAGGATTCTCAACGAGCACTATTCAAGTTGTGTGCAATGATTTTTATGAATAG